The following nucleotide sequence is from Halogeometricum borinquense DSM 11551.
GGCCGGGTAAAGACGACGTGATTTGCGACTTCGTTCAGCGTCAACTGCGTTCTGAGCGTCGCGCTCGCGGCGAATGCGGAGGTGACGCCCGGAACGAGGTACGTCGGCACGCCCTCGGATTCCAGCGCGTCCATCTGTTCGAGCGCCGCACCGTATACCGCCGGGTCGCCGCTGTGAAGACGGACGACCGTCTCGCCGGATTCGTAAGCGTCGGCCATCAGCGGAATCAGCTCTTCGAGGTCCTTGCCGACGCTGTTGACCTGCTCGGCGTGGTCACAGTACTCGTCGAGGAGTTCGCTGTTGACGAGCGACCCGGCGTGAACGACGAGGTCTGCTTCTTCGACGAGTCGCCGCCCCGCGACCGTAAGCAGTTCAGGGTCGCCCGGCCCGGCACCGACGAAGGGAATCCCCTCCTTGTCGGTGAAGCCGGTGTCTGCGTCGCCGTCGACGGGGTCGCTCATTTCGACACCTCCGGCTCGACCGCGTCGGTATCCGCCGACTCAGCGTCGAACTCCGCGGTCGCAACGTCACGTTCGAGACCTTCGCGCTCTGCGTACGCCAGCGTGTAGTAATCACGTTCTGCGATTTCCTGCGGATTCGACGTTACGAGCGTCTCACCCTGCTCCATGAAGAGACGGCGTCCGAATTTTACATCGTATCCGGCTTCTGTCAGCCCCTCGTAGGTCGCGGGGGCGTCGGTGACCTTGAACAGAATCATCCGATCAGGCCCGGTCGGGGCCGCGCCGTTTGCGGCCTCGCGGAGCGAGAGGCCGGTTCCGGATTCGATTTCGACGCCGAGTGCGGTGGCGAACGCCGTCATCGCACTCACGCCGGGCACGACTTCGAGTTCGACCGCTGGATGGAACGCATCGAGCGTCCGGCG
It contains:
- a CDS encoding cobalt-precorrin-4/precorrin-4 C(11)-methyltransferase, whose protein sequence is MSDPVDGDADTGFTDKEGIPFVGAGPGDPELLTVAGRRLVEEADLVVHAGSLVNSELLDEYCDHAEQVNSVGKDLEELIPLMADAYESGETVVRLHSGDPAVYGAALEQMDALESEGVPTYLVPGVTSAFAASATLRTQLTLNEVANHVVFTRPQGRTLSAEEDHISDFVGFGDTTVCIYLGTHAVEETMDRLLDEGHDPETPVAVVYHASWPDEDVIEGTIETIGQKVSEAGYRASALVMIGEAVTGSDYERSFLYGDWARGGDAPNDGDDSETQERDTQ
- a CDS encoding cobalt-factor II C(20)-methyltransferase, translating into MTVYGVGLGPGDADLVTVKGKRILESVDVVYSPGRLSRTVALNHVPEERIGDLDFPMTRDPDELRRAWKEAAAEVAERAESGDVAFVTLGDPNVYSTFGHLRRTLDAFHPAVELEVVPGVSAMTAFATALGVEIESGTGLSLREAANGAAPTGPDRMILFKVTDAPATYEGLTEAGYDVKFGRRLFMEQGETLVTSNPQEIAERDYYTLAYAEREGLERDVATAEFDAESADTDAVEPEVSK